The following is a genomic window from Neodiprion virginianus isolate iyNeoVirg1 chromosome 1, iyNeoVirg1.1, whole genome shotgun sequence.
GTATCTCTGATAATAATACTCGGTCGGTCAGAAATCTGTTCGGAAATAGTCCCGGGCACTGTAAAAGGATGCGAGAGACTTCGAAGCAGGGGGCGACAAAAACCCGATCGGTGATTCGTTGAACCAGTTTCAAGCAGAGGTGAAAGTGCTCCGATTACTCTTGCTTGCTTGTTGATTTCGCCTTTTTTTCCCGGCGCAAGATCAAGTTGATCCGCAAGACAGAGTGACTGGGGAGCAAAGACGGCGAAGTGATCGGAGGTCGAGACACTGTAAAACAATGATCAGCCACCGTGTGTGAGTACCGTTACCATGGTGTGATATTGATCGGAGTTAATTCGACCGCAACGCGATGACGGCCACCTTGTCGTTGGATTAAACAGTTAGCTACGGAAGCTAGAATCATCGGAGGGGGAATAATAATCGCATAGTTCCGAACCTCGGTGAATATTCGCCGAGGATTTCAGGACCGAGTTGTCGGCCTAGAAACCGTGCCGGTATTTTTAACAGGTGAAGAAAACTGGTTGCAAgaagaagtgaaaaagaatGACATAAAAATACCAGCGGAATGAATGAGAGCCAAAAGTGTTACAGTACATGTATACCTAGTCGACGAATTATCACACTCGCTTTCTAACAGTtgacgtgtataatataaattcaGTCGCGTCACCGCGCTCTTCGTAACCGTTGGCCTTATACAGCTTCTGTTTGTATATGtgtgatttaattttattctcttgATTGAAATTCCCTCGTCGAACTGTTATTGACGAAGATTAATTCCAGAGTGACGTTGATCGAGATATGAAGTGCTGAGAATCTCGCGGTCCTCGTACTGCCGACAAATCTCCGAGTACAAGGCTCACATCTTGTGAGGATCGTGACCATGCATCGGATACCTTCGAAAAATCACGTTTCAAGAAAGGATTATATTCACGTTACAGGTAAGAGCGGGACTCCGAACATTTACCTCATGCAACTTTTTTCTACAAGCCTCGATTCTTATTAATTATACACCCGCCGATGGATTACTCCCACGTTTTTGACTAATATAAACCAATTTCCGACAAGCTGTTCGACACGAGGGTTGTTAACCAAAAATCTTTATCAGCATCACCTCCCCTCCCTTCCCTCCGCCATAATTCGATTCAATTACCGCgccttttgaaaaaaatctatttaaTTCATTAGTAAAGTTACGATCAAAGAAAGCCATTGAATTGAATATTCTCGACATTATCTGGGCTGTATTTTATCTCGGGTAAAAGTTCCGGTGAGACGTGAGCCGCAGTAACTCGGTCAGGTTGTAAAGAATTCTTAATCTCCGTATCACTGCGATGCAACTAACGTAATCGTGAAGACCGTAGCTGGTAggtaaaaagtaaaagttgTCCGGCGCACAAAGGCATCGGGTTTCTAGGTCAGCCGTTTGATTCGAACGTTGTATCAAACTTCCGGCGGTAGCCTGATGCATCTTTGCGCACACTATCGTCTACTCCACATGCGTTTTAGGCTTGTGCTATTCTGCCGAGCAGCGCACGTGAAGCGCTAAGCGTAGACACGAAGCCTGATCGAGATGACAATCTTCTTCGACGTAAAAAGCTTGTAAAATAATATCTACGAGACATTTTTCATCCTTGTTTGTGACAATTTCTCATGATAAGCTGGAGTTCATAAATAGAAATGATTCATGGCAACTACCGGCTTGTTGTCGCCTCGTCGAATCTAAAATGACTATAGACGATACAGCATCGGTGAAAATTGTCAGTGGAATTAACAGCAGCGCGGTTGATTCAATCATTCGTTTGTTATTCGCGGTCTGATCCGGTCATTCACATTCGCGTTCTCTGCGTCGCGTCGCAACGGTTTGACTTTGGCACGTGACaagtttttctttaaataacTATGAACGTTCTTGCGGTGTCCGGTAATTGATTGGCCGGATTGGCCGGATTCGACTTTAAGCTGTTCACGGGACAAAGGAACTTTGAAAGCTTTATGAGAGGATCACGATTACTCTGCTAGTCTCTCGACCGCAGACTTTCATCTCGCGATTTCTGAAGCTCTGCCAATTCTGCAACGGAGAACGTGAATTACAGGAATAATTGCATAACCGGCAAGTATACAATTGTGCAGGCACAGCTACGCCGTATAATTTGCCGCGATAATACCCGACCGAAATCCGATCTGGCACTGCTGACTGTGAAGAGAATTTGAGCTGAACTGTTACTCTGTCCCTTTCCCGTCGCGATAATATATCTGATAAAGTATCATCCGACGATCCAATAGTCAGCTGTCGTCTTCTGAGGtacaaaaattacgaaatttaCACTTGGTTCTGCGTCATTGTCGTTATCAGGAACCGTTTCATTTATAGCGATCATCACGGCTTTGATTTATTGTTTGAGCTTATCGTTGGCGGGATTGTTGTATAGATTTTGACGCCGCACGTTTCAGCAGTTTCGGACTTGATCATCTAGTGCGGTAATTGTGATCGATTTTCTATTGActgtttttgttttggtttttcattttcttctggtttccatttttcttcctctctcgtTCAACCCTTGAATGGATAACGTGAGTTTGCGTAAAATGCTTACAACCTGCTATATCGCAAGGTAGagtatattattataggtACGTATTTTTAACAGCGAAAACCTGTTCAGCTTTCCAATGTGAACGTCCCACTCATACCtgtagtgaaaaatatttattgtttttaccTTGACTCATTTTTACGACGATGTTCAACGTCCAGGCTGACGCTTCATGCTTTACGCACTTACGATGGCCGGGGTCTGTAAGTCGAGTTTCGAGTATTTCCGTAATTATAAACTCCcagcgaaataaaaaagaagacaaaaaatcATCTTCCAACTCTTTGGAATTTAATAGGATTTTCGTGAAAATCCGTCCAGATAGAGAAGAATTTACTACGTCTCTCGTACGTATTTATACAAACGGATTATGAATAATTCGCATTAATGCAGATGTTTTATAATTAACTTGcaagttcaatatttcataCCTCGTACGCCGGTTGAGATGAGGAGGCGGTATTGTGTAATACTGGATATCGTATCGTCGGATAATTGTAATGCGAGTCGCGAGCTCAACAAAAAGTCTGAAAGCCGATTAGGGTacatgtgaaaaatgaaattcggCGCTTTGAAGCTAAAATATCTTCCCGTGCACGTGCGGGCAATTTACCCTattattttttggaataaGAGACTGTTTATAAATACAGAGGCACGTAATATTCGTACAAAATAACTTTTCGTATTGCGCATTCATCGCGGTTTGCGagtaaaatttatgaataaaaaataaaaccaccGCCGTATTATGGATATCCGAGAACCATTTCCGCTCTTGTGTGGCTGTAACGGATGTTTTCCTTGCTCGCTTTGTGACGGTGAGCCGATTCAATGTCTCTTTCAGCCAACAATTCATTCATCAACCACTCGATGCATGAACAGgcttattattttctttatgtGTTTCAAGCGAGGTCGCGGTGCAGTTTGCATTTGTCCAATACTCGCAATATTGATTCGCAGGTTTCTCCGGAAGTATATTTACAGGTAATAAGTATACGTAATCATGCGGAAATTATGCCGAGTATCTTCTAATACGCAAAGAAGATTTTCACTGGGGACTTACGTTATAAataggaaaggaaaaaaagacacggaaaattttcaaattttataactcgaAGCTATTGTCCGGCGGTCTGAATATTTAATGGACGGACTCTGATCGTTTATGCAATTATGGTTACCTATTTGGCTTTTGGGCTGACGCACCGTTACGCACTTGACTTCGCTCTTTGATCATTAATATCGTCACAGTCGAACAGAGAGTGAGATTTTTAGGTAGCAGTGGTATCGGTTTAGTGAATAATTACACGTCAATTCCTTGTGCCAATTTCTCGGGCAAAGACCATCCCTTCGTTCCGTCGTCTCTCCGAAAGGGGCTTCAGCTGGATTCCCATGCGAAGGTAGCTGTACCGAGTAGCGTAtccgaaacaaagaaatctATGTTAAATCCGCATTTTATCCTGCCAACATcgtaaatttatttccaaaGTACATCCTCCGCAGGATGGAAGAAGGTCCTTGATTCTGTCTTTGATCGACGTGCGCgcgtgacaaaaaaaaaaaaaaaaacgaataaacacAGATTGTCACGTCAGAATCGTAAGTGTCTTGATAAGATTCTTGTTGAGCAATTTTTCGGGAAGTGTGTGATGAAAGATGTGACAAGATAATTTTGGAAGGggaagataaataaaaacagaagTAAATACGGATGACCAAAGTTATGGGAAAAGGGCGAGAGAAATAGAAGTCTGGTAGGAAATTGAGGGAGCGTTGTTGTTTCGCGAAAGTAATTTCCAAATGGGAAAAGTGCGTTGGCGGATTCGCTCAATAGTAATTCGACGCCCTCCTTCATTCCGGCTTCCATGCCTGAACATCCCTTCCAAGAAGCCGGACGAAATGGGGATTCTCACCAATTTATTTCACGGctgtaacgaaaaaaatcgcCAGGATCCTCCGAGCTTTTCAAGTATCTACCACAGCTCTcactctaattttttttctcgttccaGTAAATAGCTGCTGCAGGAAGCTAAGCCGGGCTTGATGGATTCGATGTTGAAGTTTCACCGGCTGCTAAAGCTATGCTTCTTGTTAACGGCATTGTGCGCTGCGGAGGCGTCGTACAACGTCGGTGTCGGGATTGCCGATACCACAGGACCCGTGGCCGAGATCGTATTTGTGAGTGACCTTTCGTGTCTTTTCATCGAAGTCGGAAGGCTTCTCTGCGTTACGGGTTGTAAAATTGCCTTCGTATTCGAGCatgtatggaaaaaattgccaactattttgctattttattaataaacaGTTGCTAACTTAGAGGACCTTGGATAACCTTCTTGCAGTCTTGCTGAAAGGAATCCGTGAATTCTCTTTAGTTTACAAAAGCCTCAACCTCTAAACAGCTGGTGGGAAGATGGGCTTTGTGTTCAAGgtatttcatcaaaatttaacCGCAGAGATTGCCGAGGCATGTGGTCGGAGTTTAGATACTGCATGAGGGGGATATTTTGGAAACGGAAATTAGTGTCAAATATCAGCGGATAGCATCAGGCAAAACCGCGTTTCGCTCGTTTTCTCACGTTTTAACGCCGCGTTTGATGTAAATTCGAGCTTGAAATTAAGTATTCATCAAGCTTGgagttcattttttcatcaatattcGAGGAAGAAGCGATATTACAAGAAATACAAGCTCTTCCGCGACACCTTTGACGATCAAACGTCTaatgttgtgaaaataaatttacagaTGGGATATGCCAGGCCGGAGCAAAAGGGATCGGGACTTCATCTCAGGACTTTTTCCCGAGCTTTTATCATCGATGATGGAGAGGAACGTTTCGTCTTCGTCAGCGTAGACAGTGCTATGATTGGACACGGTGTTAGGCTGGCGGTAATCAAACATCTTAATTCACGACGGtcaatgatattttttcacggTCTGTGCAGTCACGCTGGTTTCATTCAGCTATGATGAATTTCCTCATTACCCGCATCTTGAAATGAAAAGACAAAAAATGTATCGCTGCAAGAGTGACTCGATAAATTTCCAAAATGCCATAATTATGCGCTGGATGATACTTTGTTTCATGGTCGATGTATCAGGCTTTTGCAATTAGTATCTTATCGTTAGACAGAAAAATCTGTGCTAAACGATTACCGGAGCGTGCTTAGAACCTGACTCTAAGTGGTATGTAAATTTGTATTATGTTGGCTTGTACAAATATGATTGGCTAATATTTACTGACCGTGAAACAAATATCACGGTCTAACAAATCGGGTCTCATATTTATATGAATCAAATACAAGGTCTCAGGTTTTACGTGGATTTTCTTGCATCGTCGTGGTAGAGAAACCATTGAACGGTCCGCAACGCGATAGCTACTGCTCctaaattattttgaaaaatttccgatcATCAAAGAATTTTCCCAACGAAACTGAAAACGacttatttgatttttaattgacTAATGAAAACACGATTAGTTACACATAAAATTACTACAGTTCGTTAATGAAACGCTAATCTTGATGGAAGGTGTATAACTTCTGAAATATCCTCAATCGCGTCAAAGATATAATCGTCTGTTTGGAGTATCAGTGTAAAATACATCAACGAAATTTTCCCCCAGCTCCGGTGGAAAAGTCCGATGAACTTTTGTTTTAATGATCCAAGTATACGAATGACCAGGTGGAACTTGTAACTACGTCGTTACTCGTTTTACGTTCGACGACAATTGATAGGTTCAATTCTAATTACAGGTATTGAAGAAGCTGTCAGGGCGTTTCGACGATATGTACAGCGATAAAAACGTAATGATCAGCGGTACGCACACTCACTCAGCTCCTGGGGGGTACATGATGGACGTCCTTTTTGACCTTACCACTTTCGGCTTCGTCCAAGAATCATTTAACGCCATCGTCAACGGGATCACAAAGGTGAGGACATCATTGGCGCCATTTAAAAGGGACCCGTTCAACTTTGAATACATTGTATCAACAGCGAGGAACATCGTCACTTGGGGAATTTATGTAAACGCAAATAGGGCAAGGGTTTCGGATCCTGCCGAACCCCGCAGGGGACTTTGGCTTTAAAATTACGGTTTGACCAGAATCAATCGAACTGGGTTCAAGGTTGTTATGGGAGATTCAAGCGCTCCCTTTGTAGGAAGGACCTTTGAAATCATGCTGGATTTTGAGGGTCCCTTTTCCCTAGGTCTCGAGAAGGTTGGTTCCGATCAATTACTTCCACCGTGATCGCGGTATAGTTTCAGCTGAAATATTCAGCGGATAGATAAACACATTGGGTTCATTCCGAcatgagtgaaatttttttttttttcattaaccGTCAGATCTCAACAATTACATTAGTTAAATGatcttatttcaatttcgaacAGGAATGCCTGTCGGAGAAAAATACCGTCAagatttctcaaattcagagGATTGGAGTTTCGACTTTAAGATTTTAAGCTTTTTTGGAAATCAGATTAACGATCAATTTTGAACCTTGTTATTACAATGAGCTAGTATGTAATTTCACTGGAAGTGGTAATTCGATCATTTACATTCATCTGCCTGCATCGAATACCGATGACGAAcgatttcgaaaaagttttcgCATAGAGCTCGAATCTTCGTTCGGATCAGAGATTTTTTTACCAGGTTATAAAACTCAATTTTTTCGCAAAGCTATTAAAAAATACCGacacgtatattttttcaatttgtcaaaGTCACCCCCCTGGATGAATCCATTACGTTCGACCAGTCTGGCCTGACGTTGGACACTTTAGTATACGAACGATATTCGTAAGGCCGATAGCGTTAAAATTAGAATGACTGACATCCGGTCAAGATTATTGCAACCGGTTATTTTTCATGCGCAGGGTCGTTCACCCTGTTTTTCACGACTAAACGGAGCCGGGAAATGTAATCGGATTAGTTGTCGATGTCTTGCCTCGATTAAGGACTGATGGATTAACCTTTTCTCCACAGAGTATTGAACGAGCTCACGACGCCCTTGTGCCGGGGAGAATTTTCGTTACTCAAGGAGAGCTAATGGGCGCAAACATAAACAGAAGTCCGAAAGCGTACATGAATAATCCTGAAACCGAAAGGGCCAAGTAAGTTGAGAGTTTATTGTTTGTCCAACCTAGCGATGGAGTCGCACGCTACTCCATTGTGACCAACGTATATATTCCGAGCATTACCCTCCTTGACTGTAAAATGACTCTCTTGTTTACACAAGCAGAGATTAGCTGAATTTGATGCTACACAGCGAAATAGCTGTTGCAAATGAATCGGGTTGATTCTGTCTCCGTCAACTCAAACTTACCTCGTTCCTCTATATTTTTCAGGTACGCGTACAACGTCGACAAGACAATGATTCAGCTCCAGTTCATCGCCGCTGATGACAGATCTCTAGGTGTAATTAACTGGTTCCCTGTTCATCCGACCAGCATGAACAACACCAACAAGCTTGTGTCCAGCGACAATGTCGGGTACGCCTCCATTCTGTTTGAGAAAACGATGAACAAGAATTCCATGGTTGGGAAGGTAATCCCGTATTTCTCATTGCCAGATTGATATCAATTTCATGTACACTCGTGGCTCTAGAAAATTGCCTCTAATTAGTATAataaatgatgataataatacgATGTACAATATTATGAGTCGAATAGCCACTTTCGTGATATTATACCTCAGAATAATTAATGACGTGGCGTAATGTCGAATTATTTTGAGTCAGCATTAACTGGAACTCGTGTTTTAGTAATTTCCTGCCGAATAAGAACAgagcatttaaaaaatgatgtaCTCATCCCGTCAGGATTGATGATTGTATTCATTTAAAGGGCTGGAAGCACGCAGCGTTTTGAACAAAAACCAATTCAATTCATccgtttataaataattaccaTGTACTCTGACTTTCTCATTCATTGGCATTCAATAAGGAATGTCTAATTCCGGACACTGTAATATGGTTTAGAGTCTTTGTTACCTACCACGATAAGAATGCGACCTCGCGCACGTACACAATTTGTAATACAATTGTCTGATTGCGTCATAATATCACATGAAAAGGCAGAAAATTGGACTATCGAATCAGGCTTGGTATCCAAATATCAGACACCCCTATTTGCTTGACAGGGTTCCTTTGTGGCTGCTTTTGCCTCAACGAATCTCGGGGACGTGTCGCCAAACACGAGAGGACCAAGATGCGAATTTACAGGGGAAACCTGCTCCGGCGCCGACACGTGCCCCGGTAAGCACGAGATGTGTTTTGCATCAGGACCCGGCAGAGACATGTTTGAAAGTACGAGCATGATAGCAAATAAAATGTACCAAAAGGCACTGGTGAGTGATACGCTTTGCATTTCACAAACACCCATTATTAAACTTTACAGAACGTCCTTCATATACCCGACACACGCAAtgattcgacaatttttttccctcaatcACTTATTGTGCACACACGTCACGCCCTGGCGCTACTTAAGGCCGAACGTAACGCTGCACACCATGGTCGAACTACCTCAACGGCAGTAGTATGCGAAATAAAGTTTTCAGTTCAACAAAGTAGGTACTTAATTGGAATACAGAACATTTCTTTTATTGTCGCATTGATACATTAAGGctcgaataatttatttacatgtaGATCGTTTTAACCGTTCAAAATTCGCGTCGGTGTTATCGGCCCTCGATAACGTCTAGTAGTACTTGTTGTATCCGTATCCGGAATCGTAGTGAGCTGGCGCCGCGACGTACTTGACAACCGGTGTCGGGGCGGGGTGGACGGCGTGTCCGATTTTCTTTACGACGGCGTTGAATCCGTTGTGGTCATCGGCGGTGTACTCGACAACGCGAACTGTACCGTCGGGCTCGTTCAGGCTGTAGGAACCCTTGACTACGTCTCCGTCTCGGACCTCCTCTTGGCTCTTAACGTCACCGGTGTGGGGGTCGTGGACTCCGTAGTTGTAGGAGTATTTTGGGTAGGCCTTGAATAAAAGGGGTGGTCGGTTAGTGGTAGAGGTCAAACAGTACAAACTAGCTCGTTCAGTCTAGTGCAAGATTCAACGTTGTTCCACTGTTTTGTCACGGATCTAAAAGACACTGGTTGGTGTGTTGCTCTTCATCGTCAGTGCTGAAGAGTGACGTTAGTCGGCGTAATGGCATAAGGTTGCGCATTGCGAGAGATTAACGAATGTTCGTAGTCTTCACCGATGAGCAATGACATAAGGGGATGTTTTAAGTCACAACAACCAACGTCGAATACTTCACTCAGAGAGTGGAACTGACCACTGGGGTCAGGTATCGTCAGGATGAATTTCTGGCGACTCGGGGCATgttgtgtgaaaaaatgtactcACGTAGCTGTCGTGGGCACCTTCGTAACCGGCTCCGTAACCAGCACCGTATCCTCCGTATCCTCCGTATCCTCCGTATCCTCCGTATCCAACCTTGGCGACGGCAACCGGAGCGACGGCGATGGCCGGGGCAACAACGGCTCCGTGAGACACGGCGTTGCCGTATCCACCGTAGCCAGGGTATCCTCCGTAGCTAGCGTAGCCTCCGTAGCCGTGGCCTGCAAGTCCGGAGTACCCGGCACCCTCGTATCCGAGAACACTAGCCTCAGTGGCGACTGCGGCCATGGCGACAACGACGAAGAACTGAAAATCGAGGAGAAGATAGAGAATGAATTGGAGGTTCGAGTGGCCGAGGATCTGGTCCGCAGCTTCTACTAACCCGGAACATGATTGCGCTTGTGTTTACGGAGCAGTTCTGGAGCGGACTGATGACATTCAAGTCCGGGGCGTTGCTTTTATAGCGCAAAAGTCCAGCGTACGCGGATCACGGTAACGACTCCTTCTGTGTATCACCAGTTGTGTAATTCAAGGCCTTGTCGGTGTTTTTTCTTCCCGTAACACTGCGTCAGTTTTTTTCACTGCCGTTTTACatcgttttgtttctttccGGCAAAACTCCCAGTTGGGCAGCTCATGCCACTTTAACCCTACTACCTCTGCACCGCGTTACCACGATTGTCCGGCGAAGGTGGAGGAGGCACGCCGTTTCCGAAGGACGTTGTAGATACCTTTTGCCTCCACGCCCCCCGGTAAAGAACTGGCGTCACTTCACGAAAGTAATTGAAGAATGCGGGCAAGTTGCGTTTTGCCCAATATCACTGTACTTCGCCTATCTACGCACGTATTtgtttatacatgtacaatacGCGTGTTTATAACACCATgctgaataattattacaactCGAGAGTTTCACACACTCGAGTTCGAGGctgtgaataaaatattatttatacatccaCTGTATCAAGGATTTACCGCTTCAGTCGGTCTCCGATCATATCCATTATACGGCTGCTTTCCTAACTTTGCTAACGAACCACCTAGTTAAATTCACTAATTAAAAGCCTATTCGGTCATTCATCGAACTATTAATTATTCGTAAGGAGCTTGTATCTCGAAGCTTATTGCACgatgttatattattttttaggGAAAGTCCTCGTTTCCGGACTTTTGATTCACCGTCTTAATATCAAGGCGGCGTGGCGCGTTCAGTTGCGTTGCGTGAATTCttaattatatttacacacTCGCTGCAGTAGGAGTTTTGGGCTGTGACTAATTTAAGTGTAAAAGATATCTCAAAGTGCAATGTA
Proteins encoded in this region:
- the LOC124306543 gene encoding cuticle protein 8-like encodes the protein MFRFFVVVAMAAVATEASVLGYEGAGYSGLAGHGYGGYASYGGYPGYGGYGNAVSHGAVVAPAIAVAPVAVAKVGYGGYGGYGGYGGYGAGYGAGYEGAHDSYAYPKYSYNYGVHDPHTGDVKSQEEVRDGDVVKGSYSLNEPDGTVRVVEYTADDHNGFNAVVKKIGHAVHPAPTPVVKYVAAPAHYDSGYGYNKYY